One stretch of Patagioenas fasciata isolate bPatFas1 chromosome 9, bPatFas1.hap1, whole genome shotgun sequence DNA includes these proteins:
- the COPS9 gene encoding COP9 signalosome complex subunit 9 isoform X2: MKPAVDEMFPEGAGPYVDLDEAGGSTGLLMDLAANEKAVHADFFNDFEDLFDDEDIQ; encoded by the exons ATGAAGCCGGCTGTGGACGAGATGTTCCCTGAGGGAGCCGGTCCGTACGTGGATCTCGATGAG GCAGGGGGAAGTACGGGGCTGCTGATGGACCTGGCTGCCAACGAGAAAGCGGTGCACGCCGACTTCTTCAACG ATTTTGAAGATCTCTTTGATGATGAGGACATCCAGTGA
- the COPS9 gene encoding COP9 signalosome complex subunit 9 isoform X1 gives MKPAVDEMFPEGAGPYVDLDEAGGSTGLLMDLAANEKAVHADFFNGEGLQRRGSAAILKISLMMRTSSELSCPAMQC, from the exons ATGAAGCCGGCTGTGGACGAGATGTTCCCTGAGGGAGCCGGTCCGTACGTGGATCTCGATGAG GCAGGGGGAAGTACGGGGCTGCTGATGGACCTGGCTGCCAACGAGAAAGCGGTGCACGCCGACTTCTTCAACGGTGAGGGCCTTCAGCGACGAGGGTCTGCAGCG ATTTTGAAGATCTCTTTGATGATGAGGACATCCAGTGAACTTAGTTGTCCAGCTATGCAGTGCTGA